The sequence gtgaaggtgacatataaacctatgaataatggcggacaggtaaagagcatctgccccacacaactgcgataccctatgtagcgcaacattttacactccaccccacccggagctatGCGATGATCTGGGAgaaacaaaaaaaacagataaaaactctATTCTAACTCACTCCCACAGTTTGCGGAAATTCATCCACACTTTTGCCAACCCTAGTCGCGATTTCTCCAATGGCTTCCTGTTGCTCACCCACTTGGTCACCCACTCTCCCTTAAACTCCAACTTGTTCAAacctcagatcaaccatgatccagCCTGGATATCATTCCTAGCTTTGCTGACTTACATTGCTCCCTGTCACTCATCACATTGATTTTTAAATCCTTGCCCCCATATAACCATCCTTCCACAGCTCACCATGCCATATTCCTGCAACCTCCTTCACTTTTCTTCATCTCTCATACCCTTCCATCCTCCAACTCTCAgcttatgaacataagaattaggagcatgagtaggctatACAGACCCTTGgctgatcaactccactttcccgcccgatctccacatccctggattcccctagagtccaaaaatctatctatcccagccttgaatatattcaacaattcagcatccatagccctttgggtagagaatcccaaagaatcacaaccctccgagtgaagacatttctcctcatctcagtcctaaatggccagccccttatccttATCCAATGCAcgcttgttctagactctccagccagggaaaacaacctccaaGCATCTATCCTCTCAATCCCCTTCAgattcttgtatgtttcaatgagatcacttctcatccttctaaactccagagaggatAGGTATTTTATGCATTCCATCCCTTGGCCCCACAATATGTGGCAAAGCCTTCAGCTGCCACAGCCCGAAACTTTCAAACTCACTCCTGATCCCCTCTGCATCTCCACTTTGACTTATCTTTCTGACTGAGCCATTAGTCACCAGTCCAAACTCTTTCACCACTGTCAATCTAATTGTTCCCACCCCCACAAAATTCCGTGGCAACATTCTGCACGTTAAAAAGTGACaaattgtcagccatggctcagtggtagtactcacACTACCTCATGTCCCTGGGTGAGAGTTCATGTTCCCGTCCAGACACTTGCACACACAATCCATGTCCACACTTTAATGCTGTACCGAGgaaggtgctgcactgttggaggtgatgtcTCTTTGGAAGAGcggttaaaccgaagtcccgtttGCTCTCTCGGGTGGGCGCAACAGGTCCCCACAGCACTATTATGAAGAGCCACACGAGTTCTCCTGGTAtgctggctaatatttatcactcaaccaacatcacaaaatgatctggtcattatctcattgttgtttgtggtaccttgctgtgtgcaaattggctgctctgtTTTCTTACAACAGCGAccgcacttgaaaagtacttcattggctgtaaagcattttgggtcatcccgaggtcatgaaaggcacgatataaatgaaaGCTCGTCCTTTCTTTCATTTTCATATAAATGCAACTGGTTGTTTTATGGTTCAGCATTGCATCAAGTAATGCCCTATACACACTAGGTCATTAGGGAAAATGACTACATAGAGATGTTGATATTGAATTACAGCTTAAGATAGTCCAAGCAATGGTTTATTAAAGCTTGGGAGAGTGAAAGTGCACAGATATTATGCTCGGCAATTGCTCAGCGTTTACAATAAACCCACACTTACGCTCATGCATCAGCACTGACATTACAGGCATTTAATATGTAGCAACACCACCAGCAACTATCCAATATCGTTGGTTTAGGCAAGATTCCAAATTCAGTCACTACATTATACATTTATTGCAGCAAAGGGTTAGGTACTGATGAACGTATAATTTAGTACTGTCGCTGGGAGTATCTATATTATGTGACAAATAACACAGCAGCATGAATGTTAAGCTGATCTGTACCACCACCAGAAggaaactgaaaatttcaaaaaataaaacagCTGAGCTGAAATGCCTTTCACAAAATGATACAGTCTACGGTGAAACCAGACTTGTAACCCGATAATCCAGTTTTATTACTGAAACTGGAGCATTCTTGCCCATAGAAACAAAATTCTTTCATTGGATTAGATGGGACACTATTCTTAAAAAAAGTTGTCGATACAATTCCTTTGCTTCCTGTTGAGACAGAACTTGATGGAGGCAAAACCCAGCACCCGTTTAAAAACCAAATAAAGACACATTTGCACCTTTTAAAGCACTGCATTGACCAAGGCTCTTTCACATGGAGAACCGGGTTTGCAAAGACGCTGAATACAAGCATAAAACGCGGTCACAGATTTATGAATGAGCAAATGCAACACAAGTACTGAGAGCATTGTACCAAAGAAAAATCAGCTTGCCGAGCTGCCTAGAATCGATTTTAAAGCCACGTGTGCCAGGCACAAGCTGAGTGTGCAAAATCTGGCCAATTTGACTCAAAATTACTACTTCGGGACAAACATCCCATTACCCTGACTTAGCGACTAGGTCAGTTGCAAATTGAAAACGGTACCATTCCATAAACGTTGAATGTGTGTGAGTTTTTTTTTTGTTGCTGCTTAAGAATGCACTgcacgtttttttttaaactgttcatATTGCATAAATGGAAAACAAATTAGAAACTTAGATTTATATTGTACTGAAAAATTGCACGCAGATTTTATTCGTAAAGTTAGGCAACCACATTTGCTCGAAGAAATCAAAAGTCCGGACATTTGATAAGAAATtaaatgggggtggggtgggggggaagagcttAAATATCACTAGTTACACAAGTGGAAAGTGGCCATCGCTCGAAAGGAGGCGGGGGCCCCGTGCTAAGTAGCACCCACCAGCGTGCCTACCTGTTTGCTGTACTTCGGGGGGTTGGTCTTGTAGCTGTAGTCGGAGTATTGGTCCGAGCCAGTCGAGTTGCTGTCCCCAGTCCCCACGAAGGTGTTGGTGGCCGGGAGATCTTGCACAACCTGGTGTTTCTTGCCGGCGGTGGGGGACTGCGGGTGCAGCTGGATGGAGGGCAGTGGGGAGTTGGACCTGTAGTGTCTGCCCAGGTCCGGGCTGCCGGGGTTGCAGTTAAGCGGCAGGTGGATGCGGGGGCTGTCGCCGCTGGACTCGTTGATCAGGTTGAACTGTAATCCCCTCTGGGCGCCGCCTTCCTCGTCCTCCAGCGGCTTGGCCGGCTTGGGGGGCTTGCTCTTCTTGGCCTTGTGCTTGGCGTTCTTGCCGGCCGGCTTGGCGGCGTACAGGTCCTTGGTCTCCTTCTTGCCCGCCTGGTAGCCGCTCTTGGCTTCCTTCTGGCGGCAGTAGCGGATCAGCACCACGATCACAATCACCAGCACGACGGCGACAACGCCGGCGATCACCCCGAACAGGACGTTGCTGCGCTGCTTGCTCTTCTCGTACTCGGGGTCGCCGGCGATGTCCACGTCCAGCGGCGTGTTGAGGCTGTGGCCCACCAGCGCCTCCACCACGCTGACATTGGCCACCGTGTCGTTGACATAGATGTGCACCAGGGCGGTGGCGTAGCGGGGCGGCGCGCCCCCGTCCCTCACCTTGACCACCAGCCGGTGCAGGCCGTAGTGCCTGCGCAGCAGCTCCTTCTCCAGGCTGACGCTGCCGCCCGGCGAGATGCGGAACAGGCCGAAGGGGTTGCCACCTTCGATGGCGTAGCTGAGGTTGGCGTTAGCGCCCAGGTCCAGGTCCTCGGCCTTCACCTGCTCCACCGCGCTGCCCGCGGCGGTGAGCGGGGTGATGTGGCGGTACGACGAGTTGGACGGCTGGGTGACGAACGGCGTGTTGTCGTTCTCGTCCAGGACGTTGATGGTGACGCTGACGAAGGCCGAGCGGGGCGGTACGCCGCCGTCCACCGCCTTCAGCTGGAAGGTGTAGGTGCCCTGGCGCTCGCGGTCGAACGACACCCGCGACAGGATGGTGCCCGTGCCGTTCTGGATCTCGAAGTCGCCGTTGTCCGGGTCCACCGACAGGGTGACGCGGGCGTTGGCCGCCTGGTCGGCGTCCGACACGGTCACCATGCCCACCGGGCTGGAGGGCGGCAGGTTCTCCATCACCGAGAAGCTGTAGGCGTGCAGCATGAAGCGCGGGTCGTTGTCGTTCTGGTCCAGCACGCTGACCACCACGGTGGCCGTGCCCTGCATGGCGGGCGTGCCGTGGTCCGTGGCCGACACCTTGAACTGGTAGCGCCGCCGGCGCTCGCGGTCCAGCGCCGAGTTGACGCGGATTTCGCCCGTCGCGGGCTCGACGGCGAAGAGCCCGCGCGGCTCGGCCGGCTCGGCCGACAGGGCGTAAGTCAGGCGGGCGTTGCTGCCGCTGTCGGCGTCGGTGGCCTGCAGCCGCAGGATGGGCAGGTGAGGCTGGTTGTTCTCCTCCAGCGAAACTTGCACCGTGCTCTGGGCGAAGACCGGGGCGTTGTCGTTGACGTCCACCACCTGCACCTTTAAGGTGTTGGTGCTGGAGAGCGGAGGGTTGCCCGCGTCCACCGCCACGATCTCGATGCGGTACTCCTGCACCGCCTCGTAGTCCAGCGGGGTGGTGGTCTGCAGGAAGAACTTCTTCTTCTTCTCGCTGCTCGACTCGCTGGCCGGCTTGAGCTGGAAGGGCACGTCGCCCGCCACGATGCAGGTCACCGCCGCGTTGACGCCCTCGTCGCGGTCCGACACCTGCACCAGCGCCACCGGCGAGTCGACCGGCACGTCCTCGTCGATGTGCGCCACCCCGTCGCGGTGGGTGACCAGGCCGATGCCGCGGATCTCGATGGCCGGCGCGTTGTCGTTGCGGTCGCGCACCGAGATGAGCACCGAGGCGCGGTCCTGCCTGGGGATGGGCGCCCGGTCGCGGGCGTGCACCGAGAACTTGAGCTGGCCGACCTGCTCGCGGTCCACCGCGCCCTGCACCGTGATCCAGCCGCTGGTCTTGTCCAGGCGCAGCAGGCGCCGGGCGGTGTCAGCGCCGGGCGCGAAGGTGTATTCGATCTGAGCGTTGTCGCCCAGGTCCAGGTCGGTGGCCCTCACCTGCAGGATGGAGGTGCCGGGCGGGCTGTTCTCCTCCAGCGCGCCCTCGTAGGCGCTGCGCTCGAATTTGGGCGAGTGGTCGTTGATGTCCAGGACGGCGATGCGCAGGATGGCGGTGCTAGCGCGGCTGGGGCTACCGCCGTCCACCACCCGGATGGTCAGGTCGTAGGTGTCGCGCTTCTCGCGGTCCAGGCGGCCGGTGACGATCAGCTGGGGCAATTTCTCGTCGTACTCCTCGGCCACCTGCAGGCTGAAGAGGCCGGCGGCCTCGGCGCCCAGCAGCTCGTAGCTGGCCACCCCGTTGGTGCCGGCGTCGCGGTCGGTGGCGGTGGGGATGCTGACCACGGTGCCGGCCGCCGTGTGCTCGGGGATGGAGATGGAGATGACGGGCGCGCTGAAGCTGGGCGTGTTGTCGTTGATGTCCAGCACCAGCACCCGGCCCTCCACCAGCACCGGCGGCGTGTTGTGCAGCGTGTCGGTGACCGAGATCTCGAACTCCAGCGGGCACACCAGCGGGCTCTCGCAGCTCATGGCCTCGCGGTCGATGGGGGTCTCGGTGGTGTACAGGTTGCCCACCCGCTCGTCCACCCGCAGGTGGGGCAGGCCCACCTCCAGCTTGAACAGCCGGTTGTTCTTCTCCAGCCCCAGCGTCTCGCCCGGGTTGCCGATCAACGTGTTGGGCGGCTGCTCTTCGGGCAGCGAGAACTTGACCGAGCTCTGCGCCTGGCAGCggggcagcagcaacagcaacagcaggaaGCGGACCAGCCCGGAGAAAAGAGAGACAAATGGCACCTCCATTGGCTTCAACAAGTAGCGTTCCAGCTGTAGAGATAGCagggaaagagagcgagggagagatttAACTTAAAGAGCACAAAATTTGGGACTAACATATCTATTGCATCCCATAATAGCTCAAAGAACACACAATGTGGGACTAAAATATATCGTCTATTGCATCCCATAATAGCTTACAAACTGCGACCAGTCGACAAAATTGCAATTAACTTATTTGAACAGGAGAGGCACCGAGAACACTCCATTTCGCCCGCTGAATGCATTGCAGACTGCAAAAACACCAGCACACCTCGCTATAAAGTGGACTACAGCCATGGCAAAATGTTCAGACCCAGTCCCACCACATTCCGCAACACCCAGGAATGCACGAGTCAAGACATAAGCCAAGAGGGGAaaaaattacccccccccccccaaattgacTCAAATGTTATTTTAAGAATCGCTTCCGATTTTAAAAGCAGCCCTGGGTGATGTTTGGCGAGTATAGAGAGCTGATACAGCAGGCAAAACGCCACCGCTTCTAGTCTCAGTGGGTTTGGggatacacactcccctccccaccccccccccccccctccaacccagGTGGGGTAAGGGGTGAAACCGAGGGAGAGACAGCAAAGCCACAAGCAGTGTTTTACACACGCACAacctgggtgggggggagggagaatccGCCTGTCTGTGGATTGTTACAGCACTCGAGAAGGACGAGGAAGAGGCATATTATATTGGGTTCAACAACAAAAAAACCCCTATAAGTTATAAATAAACCCTGGACAGATCCATACCTTGAGAGAGATGGCTGCACAATCTTATAAAAAGTCTGACTGCAATTAGGAGCTATTTCTCACCCACCCAGCTCTCACTAAGTCTATGAGATCCCCGCGATGGGTTCTCCCATCTCCGACCGTTCTTTTTTTTGCAATCATTTTCTCTCCTACATCAACTCCGATCTCGCCAGCATTAAACACACCACAGTCTCTCTGCTTCTAAGCTTCGTATTCCGCGAGCAATCCGGGTTTAAATGCATCCCCTGTTTTTTTACAATAGCTTGCTATTTTACCCAACAACTATAGTAAATTACAGGTGCCTCTCTATCGTCTTCGCCATACACACAGATTAACTAAAATTAATATCTATTTTTTTTTAACAACGCACAGTTTCAAAGGGCTGCTTTATCCTACGTGCAATGTTCCTTACCTCGGCTGAGTGAGTGGGTCAGTGCCTCACATGAGCCCTGCTGCACTGGGTTTGGGAGTTtgcctctgtttttctctctctctatgcttgGCGCTgtccgcttccctctctctctctctccttcactcctccCATCGAAACTGACTTGAGTCTCACAGTCCGCCCTACACGTCACACGTATGAACTAACTCATGTCCCATGTAACCGAGggaagggaggggtgtgtgtgtgtgtgttatgaaaACGATTCACCCTACAGTCAATGTTGTTTTCAATAATaaagtcgatctctctctctctacatatatatatacacacaaaataCATACAGCTAGGAAACCAGCATTTCAGCCCAAGCCCTTCAAAAAATATCCTGCAGGCTGATATTCACATGCTGCTGAAACTGACGACTGAACCCGATTCAAATTAACAAATTAGGCAAAATCAGCTCTCTctttaaaaaataataaaatctGGATCTAGCAACACGTGATTTGAGTGCAATAGAATCCTGCCTTACCGCATTCCACCGGGTCCCGACTTCAGAAGACCGGAGCTGCTGGTTCGCACACGTACACTTTCCGCATTTTTTGCAAAAAAAATATCTCCTTCGTTTCTCCCCACCAAAAAATATATCTTCTCCGGGCTCTCCCTCTCTTAATGCATCGTGATTGGGGGATCCCGCTGCAAATGCTTTGAgtcaaaggaagagagagagagagagattcctcGCTGCACACCTTGCTGGCTTCTTCCTTACATTAGAGAGGCTTGTGTATGAGAGGGAGCTCTCCGCTTCTCAAAAGCTGTGTGTGATGTTTATAAAGCGCAGAGTCACAACCTGTTGCAGAAGTTTAAAGGAACCCCGTTTTAACGAGAGAGGGCGCCATCTACAGACAGAGATGCAAGATTTTCTTTtcaattaaaaacatttttaaaaaacaaacCTCCCACAAGGGGATGATAATGAACGATTTTCGAAAAAGGAACATTTCAGATTTAATAAAGCACAACTTTTCTAATGGTTGCTCAATTGTAAGTTTAAAAAGAAACACACACTCATTGTCTCACATTGCATCGAGTTGCCACTGAAGATTTTCACTATTTTTCCCTTAATGATTAAAAAAAACCTTATATTTCTACTTTTTTTTGGAGGGGTGGGGGTTCTAAAAATTGCAATCGTTTAAAGAATGTTGGATGATTCTAGAAATCGTGTCCAGATGCACCATTAATTGGGAGGGGGGAAGAATACAACATTTAATTAAGCAATCTTTCACCTCTTTCCCCTCCTTTCCTTCTCCTAAAGTCATTGCAATTCTGTTCTCGACTAACTATGAATCCAGACAGCAAGTGTTGGGGCGGGCTATTCGATTAGGGGAAGCGTCGCGGCACGCCTGTATGGTGCGCTCGCGTTGAggtcgctccccccaccccacacaaacaCGCACGCCCGCCCTCTCTGTAAAGCATTGGTTTCTGCTACATAGTGTTGTTCACTTTTACTCCGTCTCCACATCCCAGGTAGACGAAGGCCACCCTATAATGCTGTTTCCTTCTCCACCCACTCACTCTTGCCTGAAGGATTCCCAGTCTGCCAGAGCTCAGCAGTGCACCCGGAGTTGCAGTTCCCCGCGAAGCCACCGGGGGAGCCGCGACTAAGTAGCGTCAGTCAAACAAAATGTGACCAGTCTCTCAGTGCAAACATTTAAAGGGACACTGCACAGGTGTGGGAGAGGTTACGCAGACACCTTGGGGCGAGAAGGGTGCTGGACTTTTAAAGAGCAGCAAGTTTGGAATGTGCAAGCTGACATGACGAGAACTAATTTAAAACATGATTTCAGCTCAAGGAAATACTCAAACATATCAAAGACTGCACTGTAACTAGTACCAATGTAAAGTACATATCCTCGCTTCCGAAGGAAATAAAAACGGAGTACGTTGTTGTATCTTACTGTAAAAGCTTATGAGGACTGGGATAATGAGGTTGGCATGACATTAAATGGGAGCTGTTGCACTGGAATTCTGTGGGATGTAACCCACTGCTTCTTTACATGCTCCATAACCCTTTTGGATTACTGACACAAACAGAATTTGGGGTAAGCATTTCTCTTGCACGGTagctcaaaaacaacaacttgtatatatatatatagcacctttaacatagtgaaacgtcccaaggtgcttcacagcagtatcatgcgattaaaaatttgacactgagctgcataagtagaaattagcgcaggcgatcaaaagtttggtcaaagaggtatgttttaaggagcgtcttgaaggaggaaagaaaggcggataggtttaggcagggagttccagagcttggggcccaggcagctgaaggcacggccaccgatggttgagcgattagaatcgtGGATGCGCGGGAAAGCCGaagtggaggagcgcagacatctcgggaggttgtggggctggaggagattacagagatagggaggggcgaggccatggagggatttgaaaaaaaggatgataattttgaaatcgaggcattgcttcggaagccaatataggtcagcgagcgcagagggtgatgggtgagcgggacttggtgcgagttaggacatgggctgccgagttttggatcacctctagtttacataggggagaatgtgggaggccagccaggagcgcgttggaGTAGTGAAGTCTAAATTTACAATTCGCCCAGTTAACTAACGTCGGGCGAAATGTAAACGGGAACGCTGATTCTTTATCGTCGTTTTGCCTTGCCATATGAgtcgaaaagaaaaaaaaagactttcatttatatagtgcctttcacaacctcaggatgtcccaaagtgctttacagccaatgaagtactttttgatgtgtagtcactgttgcaatgcaggaaatgcagcagccagtttgcacacagcaagcttccacaaacagcaatgtgataatgaacagataatctgttttttttgttatgatttgagggataaatattggctaggacacagggGAGAGCACCccttgcccttcttcaaaatagtgtcatgggatctcttgcatccacctgagagagcagacggagcctcggacaTTGCATCGCTCcctaagcactgcactgcagtTTCAGCcgagaattatgtgctcaagtccctggagtgggacctgaacccacaaccttctgactcagaggtgaaggtgctacccatcatcatcatcataggcagtccctcggaattgaggaagacttgcttccattcctgaagtaagttctttggtggctgaacagtctaatacgagagccacagtccctgtaacaggtaggacagatagtcgttgagggaaagagtgggtgagactggtttgccgcacgctctttccgctgtctgcgcttgatttctgcatgctctcgccgataagactcgaggtgctcagcgccctctcggatgcacttccttcacttagggcggtctttggccagggactcccatgtgtcagtggggatgttgcactttatcagggaggctttgagcgtgtccttataatgtttccactgcccacctttgctcATTTGCCGtgacagagctctgagtagagcacttgctttagcagtcttgtgtctggcatgcgaacaacggagctgatcgagtgtggtcaatgcttcaatgctggggatgttagcctggatgaggacgctgatgttggtgcgcctgtcatcccaggggatttgtatgaacttgcagagacatcgttggtgatatttctccagcgacttgaggtgtctactctacatggtccatgtctctgagccatataggagagcgggtattactacacatTGAGCCACTGGTTGAATTTCAGCTTTGTTATTTTCAAAAAAGTCTCTCTTTGTAAAGttgaaaattatgaggggttttcgcTGAGTTAATTATTTCCACTGGTGGGTGAGTTAGTAATGAGAGGGTATACATTTTAAGATAATCACCAAAAATAATGTGAGGGGAGGATAGGAGATTTTCTTTTCAAACACAGTGAGCAGTTAGAAAATGGAAGGCAGGCTCTATACCTAAAATTGTGGTGAAAGCAAAATCCATAATTGCTTTTAAATAGgaagtgaataaatatttgaattAAAACCTATGGGGAAAGGGCTGGAGAATGAGATTAAGTGGATGGTTCTTCCAGGGAGCTGACACAGGCACAATAGGTTCAATGGCCTTAATCATTACTGCGAGATTCTGAGATCCTTCCTATGCCCTTCTTGATTGGCGATATTGTCAAAGTTTCCCCTGTGCCCAGTTTTTTTTTACTAGTCCATCCTTGTTTCCAGTCTGGTAATCAGTTTGTCccaaacatcaacaacaacaacaacttgtatttatatagcgccttcaacgtagtaaaacatcccaaggtgcttcacaggtgagttataagacaaaacaaatacattcgaCACTAtaccacataagcagaaattacgacagataaccaaaagcttggtcaaagaggtaggttttaaggagcgtcttaaaggaggatagagaggcggagaggttcagggaggaagttccagaaattagggcctaggtagctgaaggcacggccaccaatagttgagcagttataatcagggatgctcaatcgggcagaatttgaggagcgcagacatctcggggggttgtgaggctggaggagattacagaaatagggaggggcgaggccatggagggatttgtaaacaaggatgagaattttaaaatcaccatggggagtttctgctaattgcactcGTTTGCAGGCCTTTGAAGAGGATCCAAAAATCAAGCTGGAATTTTTGGGGTGCAAATGGGCACGTTTTGAAAGATTCttaatgttttaaaaaaatttattaaagaactgaatactgtacctcaatctaactagaaaatagtatcGCAGgagtttttaaaagtcattttcagtcatttaaaattgattactgttgtaatgtaagaaatgcagcaaccaaatttacgtacagcaagctcccacaaacatcactgAGACATTGCCCAGACAATCGGTTAACTTGGTGATAACTCTACCAAGTTGCAAGAAGCAGCAATTAAAGAAGCAGCAATTAACCAGAAgcagcaattaaaaaaaaagaaaaccaaTATTGCGTGATTAAAACTACAATGATAATATTAAACATAATACTAGCCACTATATTGTCAGCTGATTGTCATTTCAGAATGCTGACTGGGCAGGTTAAAAATACTTCCCAGGGTGTAAACCTAGTGCCATCTCGGACTAAGCCAATGGTAGTTAGACTGCCACCAATGCACCTCTGAAACTGACTGTCATTAGCTGTGGGTAAGAACCCCACGTCCCATCAGTCCAGCTTGCAACTTGGTAGAGTTATCAATAAGTTAGCCGATTGT is a genomic window of Pristiophorus japonicus isolate sPriJap1 chromosome 4, sPriJap1.hap1, whole genome shotgun sequence containing:
- the LOC139262845 gene encoding protocadherin-1-like isoform X5 translates to MEVPFVSLFSGLVRFLLLLLLLPRCQAQSSVKFSLPEEQPPNTLIGNPGETLGLEKNNRLFKLEVGLPHLRVDERVGNLYTTETPIDREAMSCESPLVCPLEFEISVTDTLHNTPPVLVEGRVLVLDINDNTPSFSAPVISISIPEHTAAGTVVSIPTATDRDAGTNGVASYELLGAEAAGLFSLQVAEEYDEKLPQLIVTGRLDREKRDTYDLTIRVVDGGSPSRASTAILRIAVLDINDHSPKFERSAYEGALEENSPPGTSILQVRATDLDLGDNAQIEYTFAPGADTARRLLRLDKTSGWITVQGAVDREQVGQLKFSVHARDRAPIPRQDRASVLISVRDRNDNAPAIEIRGIGLVTHRDGVAHIDEDVPVDSPVALVQVSDRDEGVNAAVTCIVAGDVPFQLKPASESSSEKKKKFFLQTTTPLDYEAVQEYRIEIVAVDAGNPPLSSTNTLKVQVVDVNDNAPVFAQSTVQVSLEENNQPHLPILRLQATDADSGSNARLTYALSAEPAEPRGLFAVEPATGEIRVNSALDRERRRRYQFKVSATDHGTPAMQGTATVVVSVLDQNDNDPRFMLHAYSFSVMENLPPSSPVGMVTVSDADQAANARVTLSVDPDNGDFEIQNGTGTILSRVSFDRERQGTYTFQLKAVDGGVPPRSAFVSVTINVLDENDNTPFVTQPSNSSYRHITPLTAAGSAVEQVKAEDLDLGANANLSYAIEGGNPFGLFRISPGGSVSLEKELLRRHYGLHRLVVKVRDGGAPPRYATALVHIYVNDTVANVSVVEALVGHSLNTPLDVDIAGDPEYEKSKQRSNVLFGVIAGVVAVVLVIVIVVLIRYCRQKEAKSGYQAGKKETKDLYAAKPAGKNAKHKAKKSKPPKPAKPLEDEEGGAQRGLQFNLINESSGDSPRIHLPLNCNPGSPDLGRHYRSNSPLPSIQLHPQSPTAGKKHQVVQDLPATNTFVGTGDSNSTGSDQYSDYSYKTNPPKYSKQEVRMFLTTSQV
- the LOC139262845 gene encoding protocadherin-1-like isoform X1, which produces MEVPFVSLFSGLVRFLLLLLLLPRCQAQSSVKFSLPEEQPPNTLIGNPGETLGLEKNNRLFKLEVGLPHLRVDERVGNLYTTETPIDREAMSCESPLVCPLEFEISVTDTLHNTPPVLVEGRVLVLDINDNTPSFSAPVISISIPEHTAAGTVVSIPTATDRDAGTNGVASYELLGAEAAGLFSLQVAEEYDEKLPQLIVTGRLDREKRDTYDLTIRVVDGGSPSRASTAILRIAVLDINDHSPKFERSAYEGALEENSPPGTSILQVRATDLDLGDNAQIEYTFAPGADTARRLLRLDKTSGWITVQGAVDREQVGQLKFSVHARDRAPIPRQDRASVLISVRDRNDNAPAIEIRGIGLVTHRDGVAHIDEDVPVDSPVALVQVSDRDEGVNAAVTCIVAGDVPFQLKPASESSSEKKKKFFLQTTTPLDYEAVQEYRIEIVAVDAGNPPLSSTNTLKVQVVDVNDNAPVFAQSTVQVSLEENNQPHLPILRLQATDADSGSNARLTYALSAEPAEPRGLFAVEPATGEIRVNSALDRERRRRYQFKVSATDHGTPAMQGTATVVVSVLDQNDNDPRFMLHAYSFSVMENLPPSSPVGMVTVSDADQAANARVTLSVDPDNGDFEIQNGTGTILSRVSFDRERQGTYTFQLKAVDGGVPPRSAFVSVTINVLDENDNTPFVTQPSNSSYRHITPLTAAGSAVEQVKAEDLDLGANANLSYAIEGGNPFGLFRISPGGSVSLEKELLRRHYGLHRLVVKVRDGGAPPRYATALVHIYVNDTVANVSVVEALVGHSLNTPLDVDIAGDPEYEKSKQRSNVLFGVIAGVVAVVLVIVIVVLIRYCRQKEAKSGYQAGKKETKDLYAAKPAGKNAKHKAKKSKPPKPAKPLEDEEGGAQRGLQFNLINESSGDSPRIHLPLNCNPGSPDLGRHYRSNSPLPSIQLHPQSPTAGKKHQVVQDLPATNTFVGTGDSNSTGSDQYSDYSYKTNPPKYSKQLPHRRVTFSTANQSQDLQDPSQHSYYDSGLEESETPSSKSSSGPRLGPLALPEDHYERTTPDGSIGEMEHPENDLRPLPDVAMTGNCTRECTEFGHSDTCWMPGQPSPNRKEKNAPKLSTFVPYEERGSQDRLTNGSPGLTEDRSAKMANLRFIPTHSAFPSSNHEPDQDSDHEEIPLTQPPDYQQASGPAPPNSKREIYL